One part of the Pandoraea faecigallinarum genome encodes these proteins:
- a CDS encoding enoyl-CoA hydratase/isomerase family protein, which produces MTSTVLTEFTGRNGAIALVTLNRPEKLNALTRPMWQALGDAILTLSESPGVRCIVLRGAGEKSFAPGNDIAEFETDRANVEQARAYGALMHRTLDALTNCPIPLVAMIHGICVGGGMEIAASCDVRICGESSRFGAPINKLGLVMAHAELSGLVQLLGPAKALEILLEGRIFDAQEALRIGLVTRVVSDANVTSEALASADRIAAGAPLVARWHKRFVRELASGKPLTPAQLDEGFACFGTADFQTGYRAFLAKTTPVFEGR; this is translated from the coding sequence GTGACGTCGACTGTTCTGACCGAGTTCACCGGACGAAATGGTGCCATTGCGCTGGTCACGCTCAACCGTCCCGAGAAGCTCAATGCGTTGACCAGGCCGATGTGGCAGGCCTTGGGCGACGCCATTCTGACGTTGTCCGAATCGCCCGGCGTGCGGTGCATCGTGCTGCGCGGGGCGGGCGAAAAGTCGTTCGCCCCGGGCAACGACATCGCCGAGTTCGAGACGGACCGCGCCAATGTGGAGCAGGCGCGCGCGTACGGCGCCCTCATGCACCGCACGCTCGACGCGCTCACGAATTGCCCGATACCACTCGTGGCGATGATTCATGGCATTTGCGTGGGCGGCGGCATGGAAATTGCGGCGTCGTGCGATGTGAGGATATGCGGGGAGTCGAGCCGCTTCGGCGCACCCATCAACAAACTCGGGCTGGTGATGGCGCATGCGGAGTTGTCCGGCCTCGTGCAGTTGCTCGGTCCGGCAAAGGCGCTGGAAATCCTGCTGGAAGGCCGAATTTTCGATGCGCAGGAAGCGCTGCGCATCGGGCTTGTCACGCGCGTGGTGTCCGATGCGAACGTGACGAGTGAAGCGCTCGCGAGCGCGGATCGCATCGCCGCCGGGGCCCCGCTCGTAGCGCGCTGGCACAAGCGCTTCGTGCGCGAGCTGGCGAGCGGCAAGCCGCTCACGCCGGCGCAGCTCGACGAAGGATTCGCCTGCTTCGGCACGGCCGATTTCCAGACCGGCTACCGCGCTTTCCTCGCCAAGACGACACCCGTGTTCGAGGGGCGCTGA